From the genome of Streptomyces sp. NBC_01260, one region includes:
- the coaD gene encoding pantetheine-phosphate adenylyltransferase produces the protein MRRAVCPGSFDPITNGHLDIIGRASKLYDVVHVAVMINQSKKGLFTVDERIEMIRQVTADFGNVQVEAFHGLLVDFCKQRDIPAIVKGLRAVSDFDYELQMAQMNNGLSGVETLFVPTNPTYSFLSSSLVKEVATWGGDVSHLLPPLVQEALTERLAQR, from the coding sequence TTGCGCCGCGCCGTCTGCCCGGGGTCGTTCGACCCCATCACCAATGGACATCTCGACATCATCGGCCGCGCCTCGAAGCTGTACGACGTCGTACATGTCGCGGTGATGATCAACCAGTCCAAGAAGGGTCTGTTCACGGTCGACGAGCGGATCGAGATGATCCGCCAGGTCACCGCGGACTTCGGCAACGTCCAGGTCGAGGCCTTCCACGGGCTGCTGGTCGACTTCTGCAAGCAGCGCGACATCCCGGCGATCGTGAAGGGCCTGCGGGCCGTCAGCGACTTCGACTACGAACTTCAGATGGCCCAGATGAACAACGGGCTCTCAGGTGTCGAAACGCTCTTCGTGCCGACCAATCCGACCTACAGTTTCCTGTCGTCCTCCCTGGTCAAGGAGGTGGCGACCTGGGGCGGCGACGTCTCGCACCTGCTGCCGCCACTGGTCCAGGAGGCCCTGACGGAGCGCCTCGCCCAGCGGTGA
- the rsmD gene encoding 16S rRNA (guanine(966)-N(2))-methyltransferase RsmD, which produces MTRVIAGSAGGRRLAVPPGTGTRPTSDRAREGLFSTWQALLGTLDGIRIADLYAGSGAVGLEALSRGAVHALLVEADAKAVRTVRDNVRTLGLPGAEVRAGKAEQIVTGPAPAEPYDVVFLDPPYAVTDDDLGEILLTLRAQGWLSADALVTVERSTRGGEFSWPKGFEPLRARRYGEGTLWYGRAAATCEDAR; this is translated from the coding sequence ATGACCCGCGTGATCGCCGGCTCGGCCGGCGGACGCCGCCTGGCCGTCCCGCCCGGTACCGGCACCCGCCCCACCTCCGACCGCGCGCGCGAGGGCCTGTTCTCCACCTGGCAGGCGCTCCTCGGCACCCTCGACGGCATCCGGATCGCCGATCTGTACGCGGGCTCGGGAGCCGTCGGCCTCGAAGCGCTCTCCCGGGGCGCGGTCCACGCCCTGCTCGTCGAGGCCGATGCCAAGGCCGTCCGCACCGTCCGGGACAACGTCCGCACCCTGGGCCTGCCCGGCGCCGAGGTCCGGGCAGGCAAAGCCGAACAGATCGTGACGGGACCGGCGCCGGCGGAGCCGTACGACGTGGTGTTCCTGGACCCGCCGTACGCCGTCACCGACGACGATCTTGGCGAGATTCTGCTCACACTCCGTGCCCAGGGGTGGCTCTCGGCCGATGCGCTCGTCACCGTGGAGCGCAGCACCAGAGGCGGAGAATTCAGCTGGCCCAAGGGTTTCGAGCCGTTGCGGGCCCGTCGCTACGGCGAGGGAACGCTTTGGTACGGTCGCGCCGCCGCTACGTGCGAAGACGCACGATGA